One genomic region from Capillibacterium thermochitinicola encodes:
- the tilS gene encoding tRNA lysidine(34) synthetase TilS, which translates to MDTFEKRVLATIQRYRMFSAGEKILVAVSGGVDSMVLLTVLMRLPLQLKLAVFHMNHGLRPEAAAEEAMVARYAAAHGLPCYTARPAFDLLTAKGGNSLQVAARQERYRLLALAAEQHGYGKIALGHHADDQVETVLMRFLAGAGPEGLAGIPPVRDRYVRPLIEVGREEILAYARGLNLPWAEDASNQKPVYLRNRLRHQLLPYLEEEYQPGLRGRLRETAVICREWVEVGTALGREALVRWGLIQPDGRLTPNHNGGYLVPAAAWRELFPAVRRFLFRWLFFSLAKTDSYLEFVHSEAFVGLIDAPEGKRIDLPGGLMAFKENQAIWLGPANAIVSVRGEEDGRAQWEPLALAVPGVTVLPAHTGEVECRLLTVEALPADWNAVVPNEFYFDADQLVFPLYVRPRKPGDRFQPFGLAGSKKVKDLLINAKIPRHERWAYPILVDGKDRILGVMGLRPAEWGRITAASRRVLYLRYRPYR; encoded by the coding sequence ATGGACACCTTTGAAAAGCGAGTGTTGGCAACGATCCAACGCTACCGGATGTTTTCCGCCGGCGAAAAGATTCTGGTGGCGGTTTCCGGTGGTGTTGACTCGATGGTCCTCCTGACCGTGCTAATGCGCCTGCCGCTCCAGTTAAAGTTGGCGGTTTTCCATATGAACCACGGGCTGCGCCCGGAGGCTGCGGCGGAGGAGGCAATGGTGGCCCGTTACGCCGCCGCCCATGGTCTGCCTTGTTATACGGCCCGTCCGGCCTTTGACCTTTTAACCGCGAAAGGAGGCAATTCTTTGCAGGTGGCGGCCCGCCAGGAGCGCTACCGTTTGCTGGCGCTTGCCGCCGAACAGCACGGCTACGGAAAAATCGCCTTGGGCCACCATGCCGATGACCAGGTGGAAACGGTTTTGATGCGGTTTTTGGCCGGGGCGGGGCCGGAGGGATTGGCCGGAATCCCGCCGGTGCGGGACCGTTATGTCCGGCCATTGATCGAAGTCGGGCGGGAAGAGATATTGGCTTATGCGCGGGGGCTAAACCTGCCTTGGGCGGAAGATGCTTCCAACCAAAAGCCGGTTTATCTCCGTAACCGTCTGCGCCATCAATTGCTTCCTTATCTTGAAGAGGAATATCAGCCGGGCCTCCGAGGAAGGTTAAGAGAGACCGCCGTAATTTGCCGCGAATGGGTTGAAGTCGGCACCGCCCTTGGGAGGGAGGCCTTGGTGCGCTGGGGGCTAATCCAACCGGACGGACGGTTAACCCCCAATCACAACGGGGGTTATTTGGTACCGGCCGCGGCCTGGCGGGAGTTGTTCCCCGCCGTCCGAAGGTTCCTCTTTCGTTGGCTTTTTTTTTCATTGGCCAAGACCGATTCTTACTTGGAGTTTGTCCATTCCGAAGCTTTTGTCGGGCTCATTGACGCGCCGGAGGGGAAGCGGATTGACCTGCCCGGCGGGTTAATGGCGTTTAAAGAGAACCAGGCGATCTGGCTTGGACCGGCCAACGCAATTGTGTCCGTCCGTGGTGAAGAAGACGGGCGGGCGCAATGGGAACCGCTGGCGTTGGCGGTTCCCGGTGTAACGGTTTTACCGGCCCACACTGGTGAGGTTGAATGCCGGTTGCTGACGGTGGAAGCGCTCCCGGCCGACTGGAATGCGGTGGTACCGAACGAATTTTATTTCGATGCCGACCAGCTGGTTTTCCCCCTTTACGTGCGGCCGCGGAAGCCGGGGGACCGTTTCCAACCCTTTGGTCTGGCCGGGAGCAAGAAAGTGAAAGACCTGCTGATCAATGCGAAGATCCCCCGGCATGAGCGGTGGGCTTATCCAATTTTGGTTGACGGAAAAGACCGGATTTTAGGGGTAATGGGGCTGCGCCCGGCGGAGTGGGGGAGGATCACCGCCGCGAGCCGGCGGGTGCTTTATCTCCGCTACCGCCCGTACCGGTAG
- a CDS encoding 2-phosphosulfolactate phosphatase — protein MKIDLIFAAGSRGRRDFHGKTVVVIDVLRATSTIVTALTNGCLALYPVADPGTAALFRRKLGSDCLTGGERQGLKIPGFDLGNSPLEYTAETVAGQRIILTTTNGTQAMLEAEHAAEILIASFLNAGRTSTYLADKAEVVFFCAGTKGEPGLEDLLCAGLMTERLLASGVEAELTDAARIGLVAYRHLMGRPEADPVAVLHQAQHARGLVALGFSDDITYCAQIDSRPCVVRFRDGRITLLPEANTASEA, from the coding sequence ATGAAAATCGATCTTATTTTTGCCGCCGGCAGTAGAGGGCGGCGGGACTTTCACGGGAAAACGGTGGTCGTGATTGATGTTTTACGGGCGACCAGTACGATTGTGACGGCGTTGACCAACGGGTGCCTCGCCCTTTATCCGGTGGCCGATCCGGGGACGGCCGCCCTGTTCCGGAGAAAACTGGGGTCCGATTGTTTGACCGGTGGTGAACGCCAAGGGCTGAAAATTCCCGGTTTTGATCTGGGAAACTCCCCACTGGAATACACGGCGGAAACCGTCGCCGGCCAAAGGATTATCTTGACAACCACCAACGGGACCCAAGCCATGCTTGAAGCGGAACACGCCGCGGAGATTTTGATCGCTTCCTTTCTTAATGCCGGACGAACCAGTACTTATTTGGCGGACAAAGCGGAAGTGGTCTTTTTTTGTGCTGGGACCAAAGGGGAACCGGGTTTGGAAGATTTGCTCTGTGCCGGGTTGATGACCGAACGGCTCTTGGCCAGTGGGGTAGAGGCGGAGCTGACCGACGCCGCCCGGATCGGTTTGGTGGCTTACCGGCATCTTATGGGCCGGCCCGAAGCGGACCCGGTTGCCGTTTTGCACCAGGCGCAGCACGCGAGAGGCTTAGTCGCACTGGGTTTTAGTGATGATATTACTTATTGTGCGCAGATTGATTCCCGTCCCTGTGTGGTTCGTTTCCGGGACGGGCGGATTACCTTGCTCCCGGAGGCCAACACCGCGTCCGAGGCATAG
- a CDS encoding GerMN domain-containing protein, producing MKKLTFRIKPEWKTPFLAFAGGVVLTLLLGAYGFFTQRAQLQRVQNELATVQAQTAGLAENTPWKVALYFIGDEEGQSLLVPEVRTISPTAEPEMAALRELIKGPVTEGLQPVLPAKTAVRHLEIENGLAVVDLSREAVRIDRGSWGEALVVWSLVNTLTKFPEVEAVRILIEGQPVETLAGHFDLSRPLRRNEQVIRDYWTR from the coding sequence ATGAAGAAGTTAACGTTCAGGATCAAACCGGAATGGAAAACCCCCTTCCTTGCTTTTGCCGGCGGCGTGGTTTTAACACTTCTGCTCGGTGCTTACGGGTTCTTTACCCAACGGGCCCAACTGCAGCGAGTCCAAAATGAGCTTGCGACTGTACAGGCGCAGACCGCGGGTCTTGCCGAGAATACGCCGTGGAAAGTGGCCCTTTATTTTATCGGGGATGAGGAAGGGCAGAGTCTGCTGGTTCCGGAAGTGCGGACGATCAGCCCGACCGCGGAACCGGAAATGGCGGCGCTGCGCGAGTTGATCAAAGGTCCGGTGACGGAGGGGTTGCAACCGGTTTTGCCCGCGAAGACCGCCGTTCGTCATCTGGAGATTGAAAACGGCCTTGCCGTGGTGGACCTTTCCCGAGAAGCGGTCCGGATTGACCGGGGTTCGTGGGGCGAGGCGCTCGTCGTTTGGTCCCTGGTGAATACGTTGACCAAGTTTCCAGAGGTGGAAGCGGTCCGGATTCTGATTGAAGGCCAACCGGTGGAGACCTTGGCGGGCCATTTCGATCTGTCCCGACCTTTACGCCGAAACGAACAAGTAATTAGAGACTACTGGACCCGTTAG
- a CDS encoding LCP family protein: protein MQLFSDPKARPGLAQKLVVTAVAVIFFGQLTLYLTSRRWLNGTEKFLRTPTNILLLGVDAPNYNEQGELERPRTDTMLFLAVRPEQGRAALFSIPRDSLIEIPGVGMERLNMAHVHGGYELTKSLVEKIMEMPVDRYLMVDFQSFGEIVDLVGGVEVTVDKRMLYEDRSAGFRIDLQPGRQKLTGNQALGFVRFRRDALGDITRTRRQQQFLAALAQKLQEKETFLRLLGRLPDLIRIGRDYVQTDLQFSELLGLYLFFKDLDLGENLQTWTLPGEFSGPYWRLHPREIEHMTQAYR from the coding sequence ATGCAACTTTTCTCTGACCCGAAAGCCCGGCCCGGACTGGCCCAAAAGCTGGTGGTGACGGCGGTGGCAGTTATTTTCTTCGGGCAGTTAACCCTTTACTTGACGTCGCGACGGTGGCTAAACGGGACGGAAAAGTTTCTCCGCACCCCGACCAACATTTTGTTGTTGGGCGTTGACGCGCCGAACTATAACGAGCAGGGTGAACTTGAACGGCCGCGGACCGACACCATGCTTTTTCTGGCCGTCCGTCCAGAGCAGGGACGGGCCGCGCTTTTCTCAATCCCCCGCGACAGTTTGATTGAGATTCCCGGGGTCGGGATGGAACGGCTTAACATGGCCCATGTTCATGGTGGTTATGAGCTCACCAAATCCTTGGTGGAAAAGATCATGGAGATGCCGGTGGACCGGTACTTGATGGTTGATTTCCAAAGCTTTGGGGAGATCGTGGATCTGGTGGGCGGGGTTGAGGTCACCGTGGATAAAAGAATGCTTTACGAGGACCGCAGTGCCGGTTTTAGAATTGATCTGCAGCCGGGCCGCCAAAAACTCACCGGGAACCAGGCCTTGGGGTTCGTGCGCTTCCGCCGCGATGCCCTGGGTGATATTACCAGGACCCGTCGTCAACAACAGTTCCTGGCGGCGCTGGCGCAAAAACTGCAAGAGAAGGAGACGTTCCTTCGGTTACTGGGGCGTCTCCCGGATCTAATTCGGATCGGCCGGGACTACGTCCAGACCGATCTACAGTTTTCCGAACTGCTTGGGTTGTATTTATTCTTTAAAGACTTGGATCTGGGGGAAAATTTGCAGACATGGACTCTGCCCGGGGAGTTTTCCGGGCCTTACTGGCGCTTGCACCCGCGGGAGATTGAACATATGACCCAGGCTTACCGTTAA
- a CDS encoding YkvI family membrane protein translates to MERLGRMLVIAFIYIGTVVGAGFASGQEIWFFFSRYQEYGTWGLLLSGVIFAVLGVKAMEWGRRIGAGSYRDFFAGVVGRQYAFFCDLMLTVFLFLLIGIMLAGAGAVTAAFGWGRALGTWVAVFGAMVALIKPLTGLKGVNSLVVPLLCLTGWVLNLGGVGVAAPPAPVKLPGGWFWAALQYSAYNLILALPVLVTLYRLEPDPRLLMGGGLLGGFGLGILACLFHLVLKRFDFAAIDLPILFLTRKWRWGWPFFYSLVLWGELFTSLVANAYGLVSRFRLEEDRAYLWKLAFILLLAVVISRFGFARLLQKVYPFYGCFALTILLPLAFRRLPRPKEEAEKTRKRRFFDRREVDINKRERLL, encoded by the coding sequence ATGGAACGGCTCGGACGGATGCTGGTGATCGCCTTTATTTACATTGGGACCGTCGTGGGGGCCGGTTTTGCCTCCGGGCAGGAGATCTGGTTTTTTTTCTCCCGTTACCAGGAATACGGCACCTGGGGACTGCTCCTGTCCGGGGTCATCTTCGCTGTTTTGGGCGTGAAAGCCATGGAGTGGGGGAGAAGGATCGGCGCCGGATCCTACCGGGATTTCTTCGCCGGGGTTGTCGGACGGCAATACGCCTTCTTCTGTGACCTGATGCTGACGGTTTTTTTGTTTCTCCTGATCGGGATTATGTTGGCGGGCGCCGGGGCGGTGACGGCCGCTTTTGGTTGGGGTAGGGCGTTGGGGACTTGGGTCGCCGTATTTGGCGCCATGGTGGCGCTCATTAAACCCCTGACTGGTCTCAAAGGAGTAAATAGCCTGGTGGTACCCCTGCTGTGCCTGACGGGATGGGTGCTTAATCTGGGTGGGGTGGGGGTAGCCGCGCCACCGGCACCGGTCAAACTGCCGGGAGGCTGGTTTTGGGCTGCGCTGCAGTACAGCGCCTACAATTTAATCTTGGCCCTGCCGGTTTTGGTTACCCTTTACCGTCTGGAGCCGGACCCAAGGTTGCTCATGGGCGGAGGGTTGCTGGGCGGGTTCGGCCTCGGAATTCTGGCCTGTCTGTTTCATCTGGTGTTGAAAAGATTCGATTTTGCGGCCATCGATCTCCCCATCCTTTTCCTGACCAGAAAATGGCGGTGGGGGTGGCCGTTTTTTTATTCCCTTGTTCTCTGGGGTGAACTCTTTACCAGTCTGGTGGCAAATGCCTACGGACTGGTTTCCCGGTTCCGTCTGGAGGAAGACCGGGCCTATCTCTGGAAACTGGCCTTTATCCTGCTCTTGGCGGTCGTGATCAGCCGCTTTGGTTTTGCCCGGCTCCTGCAAAAAGTGTATCCGTTTTACGGCTGCTTTGCTTTGACCATCCTGCTTCCTTTGGCGTTTCGCCGACTGCCCCGGCCCAAGGAAGAGGCGGAGAAAACCCGAAAAAGACGGTTTTTTGATCGAAGAGAAGTCGACATAAATAAAAGGGAAAGACTGTTATAA
- the ftsH gene encoding ATP-dependent zinc metalloprotease FtsH, which produces MTFFTSRGGLSLRFARELVFYLVLVSISLFVLWTFFGANNNVETWTWDQFLARVEQGVVLKVTVYTDGQIEGKYSANGKEVRDFVAQGPSPTLAPEVYEVPLSRAGVERTYRQKTEPWWSMIVPNLLPILIFVGLWFFLINQMQSSGNKAISFGKNRARLYTAENKTKVTFEDVAGADEAKEELAEIVEFLKQPRRFTELGARIPKGVLLVGPPGTGKTLLSKAVAGEAGVPFFSISGSDFVEMFVGVGASRVRDLFESAKKNAPCIVFIDEIDAVGRQRGAGLGGGHDEREQTLNQLLVEMDGFEPNEGIIILAATNRPDVLDPALLRPGRFDRQVVLDIPDIRGREEILKVHAKGKKLDPSIDYKVLARRTPGFTGADLANTLNEAALLAARKNQKMITMEDCEEAIERVIAGPERKSRIMSEKERELTAYHEAGHALVGHYLPTVDPIHKVSIIPRGQAGGYTLALPLEDKNYATRTELMENIVFLLGGRVAEAIALGEISTGARNDLERATKLVRKMIMEYGMSDELGPMTFGHGHEELVFLGRDISRDRNYSEEVAASIDREMRLLIDQAYKRAEEIITTHREELDRVARALLEKETLEGAEFEALLRGEELPAAKSKEESNLADQGTGDSRDEAGSSSQTKPEPDKTTETEERAQSGEGEEPRD; this is translated from the coding sequence ATGACATTTTTCACCTCGAGAGGGGGCTTATCTTTGCGATTTGCTAGGGAGTTAGTCTTTTATCTAGTCTTAGTCTCAATTTCCTTATTTGTTTTGTGGACTTTTTTCGGCGCAAATAACAACGTGGAAACTTGGACATGGGATCAATTCCTGGCCCGGGTTGAACAGGGAGTTGTCCTCAAGGTTACTGTTTATACCGACGGCCAGATTGAAGGTAAATATTCGGCCAATGGGAAAGAAGTCAGGGATTTTGTAGCGCAAGGGCCCAGTCCTACCTTGGCTCCGGAGGTTTATGAAGTTCCGCTGAGCCGGGCGGGGGTGGAACGGACCTACCGGCAAAAGACCGAACCATGGTGGTCCATGATCGTTCCCAACCTGTTACCGATCCTAATCTTTGTCGGTTTGTGGTTTTTCCTGATCAACCAGATGCAAAGTTCCGGGAATAAGGCAATCTCGTTTGGGAAAAACCGGGCCCGTCTTTATACGGCGGAGAATAAAACCAAGGTTACTTTCGAAGATGTGGCCGGCGCCGATGAGGCCAAAGAAGAATTGGCTGAGATTGTTGAGTTTTTGAAACAACCCCGGCGTTTTACCGAACTGGGAGCGCGGATTCCCAAGGGGGTCCTTTTGGTCGGACCGCCGGGAACTGGTAAGACTTTGCTATCCAAGGCGGTGGCCGGGGAGGCCGGCGTACCTTTCTTCAGTATCAGCGGTTCCGACTTTGTGGAGATGTTTGTCGGCGTGGGGGCCTCCCGCGTCCGTGACCTTTTTGAAAGCGCGAAGAAGAATGCCCCTTGTATTGTCTTTATTGACGAGATCGACGCGGTCGGCCGTCAACGGGGAGCAGGGCTTGGCGGAGGCCACGACGAAAGGGAGCAGACCTTAAACCAACTCCTTGTGGAGATGGACGGGTTTGAACCGAACGAAGGCATTATCATTTTGGCGGCCACCAACCGTCCCGATGTTTTAGATCCGGCTTTGCTCCGGCCCGGGCGCTTCGACCGCCAGGTGGTTCTGGATATCCCCGATATCAGGGGCCGGGAAGAGATCTTGAAGGTCCACGCCAAGGGGAAGAAGCTGGATCCGTCCATTGATTATAAAGTCTTGGCCCGGCGGACACCCGGGTTTACCGGAGCCGATCTGGCCAATACGTTGAACGAAGCCGCGTTACTTGCGGCCCGCAAAAATCAGAAGATGATTACCATGGAAGATTGCGAGGAAGCGATCGAGCGCGTGATCGCGGGGCCGGAACGGAAAAGCCGGATTATGAGCGAAAAAGAACGGGAATTAACGGCTTACCATGAAGCGGGCCACGCGTTGGTCGGCCACTACCTGCCGACCGTCGACCCGATTCACAAAGTCTCCATTATTCCCCGGGGACAGGCCGGCGGTTATACCTTAGCCTTGCCTTTGGAAGATAAAAATTATGCGACGCGGACCGAACTAATGGAAAATATCGTGTTTTTACTTGGCGGCCGGGTCGCGGAGGCGATCGCACTGGGCGAGATCAGTACCGGTGCCCGCAATGACCTGGAACGGGCAACCAAGCTGGTGCGGAAGATGATTATGGAGTACGGGATGAGCGACGAGTTAGGCCCGATGACCTTTGGGCACGGCCACGAGGAACTGGTTTTTCTTGGGCGTGATATCTCCAGGGACAGAAACTACAGTGAAGAAGTGGCCGCCAGTATCGACCGGGAGATGCGTTTGCTGATCGACCAGGCCTATAAGCGGGCGGAAGAGATCATCACCACCCACCGGGAGGAGTTGGACCGGGTCGCCCGTGCGCTTCTGGAAAAAGAAACGCTGGAAGGGGCGGAGTTTGAAGCTTTGTTGCGCGGAGAGGAACTGCCGGCCGCAAAAAGCAAAGAGGAAAGTAACCTGGCTGACCAAGGGACGGGTGACTCCCGGGACGAAGCAGGCAGTTCCAGTCAGACCAAACCCGAACCCGATAAAACTACAGAAACTGAAGAAAGAGCTCAGTCCGGAGAAGGGGAAGAGCCCAGGGACTGA
- a CDS encoding SpoIIE family protein phosphatase translates to MKRAKQSKEEKALTFWLLALLLYLALAQFVLGSGVGGPIRLNYLFLFIVVMLASPRPAVLTGVTLSLLFLLADYALGQAKPWHLPWIGGSSLLMAFLPIYGKGRMVPAVVLPTAVCAVLWRQAPELWADLGQGLLALVAFLVIPTTTIGRWEKRFTAGLAGVAADNKKRVLWAETAARLRGLGAFFRELGRTFKPVPSEEAGAGKEEAFAVFQEIADQNCHSCSKYDFCWKERFYQTYRELFTLLGWVEMGVKVNLSHLKGHLAEECVKKETLLTTVNLVMEQERTGHYWRRRYAEAQFFLAERLTGVAGILNQMAETAAINLDYAPESEQKLSRALRKAGVAGAQISIVPGGNYGRTRLLVEKRPCGGAQECRLVVAPLLAKTLGWRLAVTSGECGREGEGRCHFCLAPEPEYEVHSAVVQVPKKGNQVSGDSQRMRIIREDLFLAMLSDGMGVGTAAARISRAAIKLMEEMLTAGFEKSFALQSLNSLLLLATPEEEFTTLDLLLFDRITGGVELFKVGSAPTYVKKGREVQVIRSASLPMGIVPRVDPEYYRDFLDDGDLVVMVSDGAASLSASKEDWILKALKRSNETAAEPLSQYLLELAWIEANGEIDDDLSIIVLQIAAGGRRAK, encoded by the coding sequence ATGAAAAGGGCAAAGCAAAGCAAAGAAGAAAAGGCGTTGACCTTCTGGCTGTTGGCTTTACTCCTTTATTTGGCTCTCGCCCAATTCGTCCTCGGCAGCGGGGTGGGGGGTCCAATCCGTCTTAATTATCTGTTTTTGTTTATTGTGGTGATGCTGGCCAGCCCCAGGCCGGCTGTGCTGACCGGTGTCACGCTGAGCTTGCTCTTCCTCCTGGCCGATTACGCCTTGGGACAAGCCAAGCCGTGGCACCTCCCCTGGATCGGGGGGAGTAGTTTATTAATGGCCTTCCTTCCGATTTACGGCAAAGGGCGGATGGTACCGGCTGTGGTGTTGCCGACGGCGGTCTGCGCCGTTCTGTGGCGGCAGGCACCCGAACTGTGGGCCGATTTGGGCCAAGGGCTTTTGGCCCTTGTGGCTTTCTTGGTCATTCCCACTACGACCATCGGGCGTTGGGAGAAACGCTTCACGGCTGGACTGGCGGGCGTGGCGGCCGACAATAAAAAGCGTGTCCTTTGGGCGGAAACAGCGGCCCGCCTGCGGGGACTGGGCGCCTTCTTCCGGGAGCTGGGCCGGACCTTCAAGCCGGTACCGTCCGAGGAAGCCGGTGCCGGGAAGGAAGAAGCCTTCGCCGTCTTTCAGGAGATTGCCGACCAGAACTGTCACTCTTGTTCTAAATATGATTTCTGCTGGAAGGAGCGGTTTTACCAAACCTACCGGGAGCTCTTCACCTTGCTTGGTTGGGTGGAGATGGGAGTTAAAGTCAATCTTTCGCACCTGAAGGGGCATTTGGCGGAGGAATGCGTGAAGAAAGAAACCCTCCTGACCACGGTCAATCTGGTAATGGAGCAGGAACGGACCGGCCATTATTGGCGCCGCCGTTATGCCGAGGCCCAATTCTTCCTGGCGGAACGTTTAACCGGGGTGGCCGGGATTTTGAACCAGATGGCGGAAACAGCCGCCATCAATCTGGATTATGCTCCGGAAAGCGAACAAAAACTGAGCCGTGCTTTACGGAAAGCGGGAGTGGCCGGGGCCCAAATCAGCATCGTGCCCGGGGGAAATTACGGGCGGACCCGCCTGCTGGTGGAGAAGCGACCGTGTGGCGGGGCCCAGGAATGCCGTTTGGTGGTTGCTCCTCTGCTGGCGAAAACCTTGGGCTGGCGGTTGGCGGTTACCAGTGGTGAATGCGGCCGGGAGGGGGAGGGCCGCTGCCACTTTTGTCTGGCTCCGGAGCCGGAGTATGAAGTACATTCCGCAGTGGTGCAAGTGCCGAAGAAAGGAAACCAGGTGTCCGGTGATTCGCAACGGATGCGGATAATCCGGGAAGATCTCTTTTTAGCGATGCTCAGTGACGGGATGGGGGTGGGGACGGCCGCCGCCCGGATTAGCCGCGCGGCAATTAAGTTAATGGAGGAGATGTTGACGGCCGGGTTTGAAAAAAGTTTTGCCCTGCAAAGTTTGAACTCCCTATTGCTGTTGGCCACCCCCGAAGAGGAGTTTACCACGCTGGATCTTTTGTTGTTTGACCGGATCACGGGTGGAGTAGAGCTTTTTAAAGTCGGCTCGGCCCCGACTTATGTCAAAAAAGGCCGGGAGGTGCAGGTGATCCGTTCCGCTTCCTTGCCGATGGGGATTGTACCGCGGGTCGACCCCGAATATTACCGGGACTTTTTGGACGACGGCGATCTGGTGGTGATGGTGAGCGACGGGGCGGCTTCGCTGAGCGCATCCAAGGAAGACTGGATCCTGAAGGCCTTAAAACGGAGCAATGAAACCGCGGCGGAACCGCTCAGCCAGTATCTGCTGGAACTGGCCTGGATTGAAGCGAACGGAGAAATTGATGATGACCTGTCGATTATCGTTTTGCAAATTGCGGCCGGCGGGCGCCGGGCCAAATAA
- a CDS encoding D-alanyl-D-alanine carboxypeptidase family protein, whose amino-acid sequence MGKGLFRVRMKPWCWLLWGGGLLLLLLVGGRLGVELPVGGGYRRVERYPPLVYLPPVVPPPRINAGAAILVEAVSGMILYAKNEHERKAPASTTKIMTAIVALEKGNLQDVVTVSPRAARTGGSSLGLRAGERIVLGELLEGVMLRSANDGSVALAEHIGGSEQNFARLMNMKAKEIGALNTNFCNAHGLTAPNHYSTAFDLALMTRYGFSLPEFVRLVGTREEAVEWYQGTKTRQVRNTNRLLWSFAGADGVKTGTTNRAGYCLVASATRDGRRFIAVVLNSPDRWGEAARLLEYGFNNFSLKLLAKAETPAVKVAVPQGYPPEVALYPRRDLMVVLPKGKEGEGQCRVHLDPAALRLPVKAGATIGRLSFYFQGQEVDWVELYPRERIRRDFWWRRLWRRQ is encoded by the coding sequence ATGGGTAAAGGTCTTTTCCGGGTACGGATGAAACCTTGGTGCTGGTTGCTTTGGGGTGGAGGACTCCTCCTTTTGCTGTTGGTCGGCGGGCGGCTGGGGGTGGAATTGCCCGTCGGTGGCGGTTACCGCCGGGTGGAACGCTATCCACCCCTTGTTTATCTGCCGCCGGTTGTGCCACCGCCCCGGATTAATGCCGGGGCGGCGATCCTGGTCGAAGCGGTCAGCGGGATGATTCTGTACGCCAAGAACGAGCACGAGCGGAAAGCTCCGGCCAGTACCACGAAGATTATGACCGCCATTGTTGCTCTGGAGAAAGGAAACCTCCAGGATGTGGTGACAGTGAGCCCCCGGGCGGCGCGGACCGGCGGATCCAGCCTCGGGCTGAGAGCGGGGGAGAGGATCGTCTTAGGGGAGCTCCTGGAAGGGGTGATGTTACGTTCGGCCAATGACGGGAGCGTGGCACTGGCTGAACATATCGGCGGTTCGGAACAGAATTTTGCCAGGCTCATGAATATGAAAGCCAAGGAGATTGGGGCGTTAAACACTAATTTCTGCAATGCCCATGGCTTGACCGCACCCAACCATTATAGTACCGCTTTTGATTTGGCGCTAATGACCAGGTATGGTTTTAGCCTCCCGGAGTTTGTCCGGCTGGTTGGAACCAGGGAAGAAGCGGTCGAATGGTATCAGGGGACCAAGACCAGGCAGGTGCGGAATACCAACCGCTTGCTGTGGTCCTTTGCCGGCGCGGATGGGGTGAAAACCGGGACGACCAACCGGGCCGGCTACTGTCTGGTGGCCTCGGCAACCCGTGACGGACGGCGGTTTATTGCCGTGGTTTTAAACAGTCCGGACCGCTGGGGAGAGGCCGCCCGGTTACTGGAATACGGCTTTAACAATTTCTCCCTTAAGCTTCTGGCGAAGGCGGAAACGCCGGCGGTAAAGGTTGCTGTCCCGCAGGGGTATCCGCCGGAGGTCGCGCTTTATCCCCGCCGGGACCTGATGGTGGTGCTTCCCAAGGGGAAAGAGGGAGAAGGCCAGTGCCGCGTCCACTTGGATCCGGCTGCGTTGCGCTTGCCGGTCAAAGCCGGGGCCACCATCGGGCGGCTTAGTTTTTACTTCCAAGGCCAAGAGGTGGACTGGGTTGAGTTGTACCCGCGGGAGCGGATCCGGCGCGATTTCTGGTGGCGACGTTTATGGAGGAGGCAATAG